One genomic window of Wolbachia endosymbiont (group B) of Eucosma cana includes the following:
- the greA gene encoding transcription elongation factor GreA, with amino-acid sequence MTSSIVNKFPITREGFESMQVELEKLKEEKPSIIQAISDARDQGDLSENAEYHAARERLGFIEGRIIELENKLSHAEVIEVKDLFGDSVIFGATVTVSMLNDDNSEIEYVYKIVGGYEADASKQLISTDSPLGSALIGKKVGEYVEVIVPNGEKLYKIVKIEFK; translated from the coding sequence ATGACTTCATCCATTGTTAACAAGTTCCCTATTACAAGGGAAGGTTTTGAGAGTATGCAAGTCGAACTTGAGAAATTAAAGGAAGAAAAACCTTCTATCATACAAGCTATTTCTGATGCGCGTGATCAAGGTGATTTATCAGAGAATGCAGAGTATCATGCTGCGCGGGAAAGATTAGGTTTTATTGAAGGTCGTATAATCGAGTTAGAAAATAAGCTTTCGCATGCAGAAGTAATAGAAGTGAAAGATTTGTTTGGTGATTCAGTAATATTTGGTGCAACTGTTACGGTAAGCATGTTAAATGATGATAACAGTGAAATTGAATATGTTTATAAGATTGTAGGTGGATATGAAGCTGATGCTTCAAAGCAGTTGATCTCTACGGATTCACCACTCGGTAGTGCTTTAATTGGCAAAAAAGTTGGTGAGTATGTGGAAGTGATAGTGCCAAATGGAGAGAAATTGTATAAAATAGTTAAGATTGAGTTTAAGTAA
- the ribB gene encoding 3,4-dihydroxy-2-butanone-4-phosphate synthase has product MVQVTYPSISLPGISSVEDVLRDASSGKLFILVDDENRENEGDLIVLAEKLEPEHVAFMVRYGTGIVCLAMTKVHMKRLGLSFMERKNIGENHTAFTTSIDARYGITTGVSAEDRTKTIHVAIDKNRTQDDIITPGHIFPVIAHESGVEQRAGHTEASVEIAKLVGCNHSAVICELVNDDGSMMRLPQLLEFAEQHNIKLTTIDKLISYVQNLN; this is encoded by the coding sequence ATGGTACAAGTAACTTATCCTTCAATTAGTCTACCCGGTATTTCTTCTGTGGAAGATGTATTGAGGGATGCTAGTTCTGGTAAATTATTCATTTTAGTTGACGATGAAAACAGAGAGAATGAAGGTGATCTGATTGTATTAGCTGAGAAATTAGAGCCAGAACATGTGGCTTTTATGGTTAGATACGGTACAGGGATTGTTTGTTTAGCAATGACTAAAGTTCACATGAAAAGGTTAGGCCTTAGTTTCATGGAAAGAAAAAATATTGGTGAAAATCATACTGCTTTTACTACATCAATTGATGCACGTTATGGTATTACTACGGGTGTTTCAGCTGAGGATAGAACAAAAACTATACATGTTGCTATTGATAAAAATAGAACTCAGGATGACATTATAACTCCCGGTCATATTTTTCCTGTGATTGCACATGAGAGTGGAGTAGAGCAACGTGCTGGTCATACTGAAGCAAGTGTTGAGATAGCTAAGTTAGTGGGATGTAATCATTCTGCAGTTATTTGTGAATTAGTGAATGATGATGGATCTATGATGCGCTTACCCCAGTTGCTTGAATTTGCTGAACAACATAATATTAAGTTAACTACCATTGATAAACTTATCAGTTACGTTCAAAATTTAAACTAG
- a CDS encoding M48 family metalloprotease yields the protein MSKLFVLLFFFVYCNSAYSVSIIRDSEVEAVVKDLAQPLFSAAGIDNDKIKVFIVDDRSINAFVINNNSIFIHLGLLQYSTEPYVLLGILAHEIAHISAGHVLQMSSAVGYFQSIAMVSYMVGLVSSIVINPQVASAILLSGVTLSSRLFFNYSQEQESVADSYALRYLDESGYDNLGMKEIFDYFKSIEHENTEEYFRTHPLSDKRIFAVQNYKVKNNIKPILADKLLKFERMVAKLDSFFAPIHVLSNKYEGSSKYVNAVIHYRQGKIEEAITKVNSLIQESRNDPYLYELKAEMLYKAGNLSEAIKMYEESLRYLSEKNNYLVKLALSHTLLLHGEIEKAIFYLEQVASVETNNAFVWKYLSIAYKRSADMAMYYFALTKKACIEGNLEKFMKYAELAIKTLPKDSSCLLQIEDMKEQYTQKHTYF from the coding sequence ATGTCTAAGCTTTTTGTTTTACTATTTTTTTTCGTATACTGTAATAGCGCTTACTCTGTTAGTATTATTAGAGATAGTGAAGTGGAAGCGGTAGTTAAGGATCTAGCGCAACCTTTATTTTCTGCTGCGGGTATTGATAATGATAAAATAAAAGTTTTTATAGTTGATGATAGATCGATTAATGCTTTTGTAATTAACAATAATAGCATTTTCATTCATTTAGGGCTTTTACAATATTCGACTGAACCTTATGTCTTACTTGGTATATTAGCACATGAAATTGCTCATATATCTGCTGGTCATGTATTACAAATGAGTAGTGCTGTAGGTTATTTTCAATCAATAGCAATGGTTAGTTATATGGTAGGATTAGTTTCTAGTATTGTCATTAACCCTCAGGTTGCGAGTGCAATCTTGCTTAGTGGTGTAACGCTTAGTTCAAGGTTGTTTTTTAACTATTCTCAAGAGCAAGAGAGTGTAGCAGATAGCTATGCTTTAAGATACCTAGATGAATCTGGCTATGATAATTTGGGTATGAAAGAGATTTTTGACTATTTTAAGAGTATTGAGCATGAAAACACTGAAGAGTATTTCCGCACTCACCCACTTAGTGATAAGCGTATATTTGCTGTACAGAATTATAAGGTTAAAAACAATATAAAACCAATCCTTGCAGATAAATTGCTGAAGTTTGAGCGTATGGTTGCAAAGCTAGACTCTTTCTTTGCTCCTATTCATGTGTTATCTAATAAATATGAAGGTAGTTCTAAGTATGTAAATGCTGTAATTCACTATAGGCAAGGAAAGATAGAAGAGGCTATTACTAAAGTTAATTCATTGATTCAAGAGTCACGCAATGATCCTTATTTATATGAATTAAAAGCGGAGATGTTATACAAAGCTGGAAATTTAAGTGAAGCAATAAAAATGTATGAAGAATCACTTAGATATTTATCTGAGAAGAATAACTATTTAGTGAAACTTGCGTTATCTCATACTTTATTATTACACGGTGAAATAGAGAAGGCAATTTTTTACCTAGAGCAGGTTGCAAGCGTAGAAACAAATAACGCCTTTGTCTGGAAGTATTTAAGTATTGCATATAAACGTAGCGCTGATATGGCAATGTATTATTTTGCTTTGACGAAAAAGGCTTGTATTGAAGGTAATTTAGAGAAATTTATGAAATACGCTGAGTTAGCTATTAAAACTTTACCGAAAGATAGCTCTTGCTTGCTGCAAATTGAGGATATGAAGGAACAATACACACAAAAACACACTTATTTTTAG
- a CDS encoding TrbC/VirB2 family protein yields MSYIIKKFFNALCIVLFLSFSDYANAANDIDDTTAQVICNIIGYIWGIGGPLMTVVIIGAALLAIFGRMPWPALFALGMFCGVFFGAKTIITKIIPNISDEVRETLNKCGER; encoded by the coding sequence ATGAGCTATATAATAAAAAAATTTTTTAATGCTTTATGTATAGTGCTGTTTCTCTCTTTTTCAGATTACGCAAATGCTGCTAATGATATAGATGATACAACTGCCCAAGTAATATGCAATATTATTGGTTATATTTGGGGAATAGGTGGGCCACTTATGACTGTAGTCATAATAGGTGCAGCTTTGCTTGCAATATTCGGTAGAATGCCATGGCCAGCTCTCTTTGCCTTAGGTATGTTTTGTGGTGTATTTTTTGGTGCCAAAACGATTATAACGAAAATTATACCCAATATAAGCGATGAAGTAAGAGAGACGTTGAATAAGTGTGGGGAAAGATAA
- the fabG gene encoding 3-oxoacyl-[acyl-carrier-protein] reductase, with translation MFGLENKKFLITGASGGIGQAIVEIMHKARATLCISSTKKEILEEVAKKYEKNIHVLPCNLSNPEEVNQLINKASELMKGFDGLICNAGITQDSLLLRMTDEAWQKVIDINLTSTFKLNREACKKFIKNNWGRIINISSIVGLTGNAGQANYAASKAGIIAMSKSIAKEVASRNVTVNCIAPGFIDTKMTEVLNEGQKEKILDNIPMKRMGTGKEIAAGVLFLASDEAKYITGHVLNINGGLFM, from the coding sequence ATGTTTGGATTAGAGAATAAGAAATTTCTGATTACTGGTGCATCAGGCGGAATAGGCCAGGCAATTGTAGAAATTATGCATAAGGCCAGAGCAACTTTATGTATTTCTAGTACAAAAAAAGAAATACTCGAAGAAGTTGCTAAAAAATATGAAAAAAACATTCACGTACTTCCTTGCAACTTATCAAATCCTGAAGAGGTAAATCAACTAATAAATAAAGCAAGTGAGTTGATGAAAGGCTTTGATGGACTCATATGCAATGCAGGAATTACACAAGACAGCTTATTGTTGAGAATGACAGATGAAGCATGGCAAAAGGTGATTGACATTAATTTGACCTCCACATTTAAGCTAAATAGAGAAGCATGCAAGAAATTCATTAAAAATAATTGGGGAAGAATCATAAATATTTCCTCAATAGTAGGATTGACAGGAAATGCCGGGCAAGCAAATTATGCAGCTTCTAAAGCTGGGATAATAGCCATGAGTAAATCTATAGCAAAAGAAGTTGCAAGTCGTAATGTAACAGTAAATTGTATTGCTCCTGGATTTATAGATACTAAAATGACTGAAGTTTTAAATGAAGGACAAAAGGAAAAAATATTAGATAACATCCCAATGAAAAGAATGGGAACAGGAAAAGAAATAGCAGCAGGAGTATTGTTTTTAGCAAGCGATGAGGCAAAATATATAACGGGACATGTGCTTAACATCAATGGTGGGCTATTTATGTAG
- the ppdK gene encoding pyruvate, phosphate dikinase — protein MFISENPKKMQEKLIYYFSQSNCEGNAAMRNLLGGKGANLAEMCNIGIPVPPGFTISTAVCQAYCQDNELSCDLRNEIKNYMAMLESDIGCKFGDSNNPLLVSIRSGSVNSMPGMLDTVLNVGLNDATVVGLAKKSGERFAYDSYCRFIMMYSNVVLQLDHNLFQDIIDSEQQKSGAKSLADLDVDVLKGIVNDFKDVVYEKIGKNFPQNVEEQLLNSVNAVFSSWQNDRAVSYRKINNIPENLGTAVNVQAMVFGNLNDNSATGVIFTRNPSTGEKKLFGEFLVNAQGEDVVSGVYTPMPIDGEQESTMEKLLPSVYRELCAVCEKLERHNKDMQDIEFTVQDGKLWILQTRSGKRTAEAAIRIIVDMVEEGAITKEEGILRIDPKTFDNLLHPVLDVKIDQEVIGKGLPASPGVASGYVVFSASDAEKAAEQGKKVILVRSETSPEDINGMNAASGIVTARGGMTSHAAVVTRGMGKPCICSLSGLYIDKDEKFLSMGDIKVNKGEPITIDGGTGEVMLGILPTVLPELSQEFKTIINWVDKIKTVKVRANADTPKDAKIAKEFGAEGIGLCRTEHMFFASDRIEFIQKLIIADDENERANALNKLEEMQKSDFKEIFSIMEGREVTIRLLDPPLHEFLPHNQSIIEKIAKSLNKSVESVKNKIVQLSEKNPMLGHRGCRLAISHPEIYKMQIRAILSAASELRKEKKIEVKPEIMIPFIMSEKEFVLICELVKKEAKNFDVNYSIGTMIELPRAALIADKLAKHAEFFSFGTNDLTQTTMGLSRDDSVNFLDSYKESNIFKNDPFEVLDVEGVGELIRIAIERGKKTRKEIKLGICGEHGANPQSIEFFIKSGVDYVSCSPYRVPVAKLVVTQFSISLLGSTTVRT, from the coding sequence ATGTTTATTAGTGAAAATCCGAAAAAAATGCAAGAAAAGTTAATATATTACTTTAGCCAAAGCAACTGTGAAGGCAATGCAGCAATGAGAAATCTACTAGGAGGGAAGGGAGCAAATCTGGCAGAGATGTGTAACATTGGCATTCCTGTTCCACCTGGTTTTACAATTTCCACTGCTGTTTGTCAGGCCTATTGTCAAGATAATGAATTGTCTTGTGATCTACGTAACGAGATAAAAAACTACATGGCGATGCTCGAAAGTGACATCGGTTGTAAATTCGGGGATTCAAATAATCCTTTATTAGTTTCCATACGCTCTGGTAGTGTGAATTCAATGCCGGGCATGCTCGATACAGTCCTAAATGTTGGCCTAAATGATGCAACCGTTGTTGGTCTTGCAAAAAAAAGTGGCGAACGTTTTGCTTACGATAGCTACTGCCGTTTCATCATGATGTACTCGAATGTTGTACTACAGCTTGACCACAACCTATTTCAAGACATTATTGATAGTGAACAGCAAAAAAGTGGAGCAAAAAGCTTAGCTGATCTTGATGTTGATGTTTTAAAGGGGATTGTTAATGATTTCAAAGATGTAGTATATGAGAAAATAGGAAAAAATTTCCCGCAGAACGTTGAAGAACAGTTACTCAATTCAGTAAATGCAGTGTTTTCTTCTTGGCAAAATGATAGAGCTGTTTCCTATAGAAAAATAAATAATATTCCTGAAAACCTTGGAACTGCAGTTAATGTACAAGCAATGGTTTTTGGTAATCTGAATGATAATTCAGCAACTGGTGTGATATTTACAAGGAATCCTTCAACTGGAGAAAAAAAGCTTTTTGGTGAGTTTTTAGTTAATGCTCAGGGTGAGGATGTGGTTTCTGGTGTTTATACTCCTATGCCAATTGACGGGGAGCAAGAAAGTACCATGGAGAAGTTGCTACCAAGTGTCTACCGAGAATTATGCGCGGTATGTGAAAAACTTGAAAGGCATAATAAGGACATGCAGGATATCGAATTTACTGTACAGGACGGTAAGTTATGGATTTTGCAGACTAGGTCTGGCAAGCGCACAGCCGAAGCTGCTATTCGCATAATAGTTGATATGGTAGAAGAAGGAGCGATTACAAAAGAGGAAGGAATATTGAGAATTGATCCAAAAACTTTTGACAATTTATTGCATCCAGTTCTTGATGTTAAAATCGATCAAGAAGTAATAGGTAAAGGACTGCCAGCTTCTCCAGGTGTTGCTTCTGGATATGTAGTATTCAGTGCAAGTGATGCTGAAAAAGCTGCAGAGCAGGGTAAAAAAGTAATTTTGGTAAGATCAGAGACGAGCCCTGAAGATATTAATGGAATGAATGCTGCAAGTGGAATAGTAACAGCGAGGGGAGGTATGACCTCCCATGCCGCTGTTGTAACTCGTGGAATGGGTAAACCATGTATTTGTAGTCTAAGTGGACTTTATATTGATAAAGATGAAAAATTTCTTTCTATGGGGGATATAAAAGTAAATAAAGGTGAACCAATCACCATCGACGGAGGAACAGGAGAGGTTATGCTTGGTATTCTTCCGACAGTTTTGCCTGAATTATCTCAAGAGTTCAAAACGATAATTAACTGGGTAGATAAAATCAAAACAGTGAAGGTGAGAGCGAATGCTGATACTCCAAAAGATGCAAAAATTGCGAAAGAATTCGGTGCAGAAGGTATAGGATTATGTCGCACAGAACATATGTTTTTTGCTAGTGATAGAATCGAATTCATTCAAAAATTGATAATAGCTGATGATGAAAATGAAAGGGCAAATGCATTAAATAAACTCGAAGAAATGCAAAAGTCTGATTTCAAAGAAATATTTTCTATTATGGAGGGCAGGGAGGTTACTATACGTTTACTTGATCCACCTCTACATGAGTTTTTGCCCCACAATCAATCTATTATAGAGAAAATTGCCAAATCACTGAATAAGTCAGTTGAATCAGTAAAAAATAAAATAGTACAGTTATCAGAAAAAAATCCAATGCTTGGCCATCGAGGTTGTAGGCTTGCTATTTCTCATCCTGAAATATATAAAATGCAGATTAGGGCAATACTCAGTGCTGCAAGTGAATTAAGGAAAGAAAAGAAGATAGAAGTGAAACCTGAAATCATGATTCCTTTTATCATGAGCGAGAAAGAGTTTGTTCTGATATGCGAGTTAGTAAAGAAAGAGGCTAAAAATTTCGATGTGAATTATTCAATCGGAACGATGATAGAACTGCCAAGAGCAGCACTTATTGCTGACAAACTCGCAAAACACGCAGAATTTTTTAGTTTTGGCACTAATGATTTAACACAAACAACTATGGGACTTTCACGAGATGATTCAGTTAATTTCCTCGATTCTTATAAGGAAAGCAACATATTCAAAAACGATCCCTTTGAGGTGCTAGATGTCGAAGGGGTAGGGGAATTAATCAGAATAGCTATCGAAAGGGGCAAAAAAACCAGAAAAGAAATTAAACTTGGTATATGTGGAGAGCATGGAGCGAATCCACAGTCCATAGAGTTTTTCATCAAATCAGGGGTCGATTATGTGTCATGCTCACCCTATAGAGTACCGGTTGCAAAATTAGTGGTAACACAGTTTAGCATAAGTTTGTTGGGCAGCACAACTGTGCGAACATAG